A stretch of DNA from Planococcus antarcticus DSM 14505:
ATTGATTGGCGGCGGAATTATTGGCGGATTGATAGGTGCAAATACTAATCAGCAAGATACAGCTTCACCTACCTCAACTGGCACGTCCGAGGAGTCAATGGGCGCGGCTGGCGGAGTTAGAGGACTCGTATTCTTTGGGAATAACGCAGAATTTGAAATTTTAAATCAAGCCACTGAGCGGATTTTTCCGGAGGATGATTTAGGTCCGGGAGCCATCGGTTTGAAGGTAGCTTACTTTATCGATCAGCAACTGGCGGGTAGCTATGGCGAAAATTCGAAAGAGTACATGCAGGCTCCTTTTTACGAAGGAGAGCCCACGCAAGGTTACCAAAGCCGATTAAAAAGAAATGAGATGTTCCGTCAGGGAATTCAATTGATGCAACAGGAAGCACAGAGTCGATTTAACGCGAATTTCGTTGATATAGAAGGCGAACAGATGGATGAAATTTTGACAGCTTTTCAGGAAGGTGAAATCCAGATGAGAGGAGTCGATTCGCAGTTCTTTTTCCGACTCTTGAGACAGGCTACTTTAGAAGGCGTATACGCGGATCCGATTTATGGCGGCAACGCCAATATGGGAGGCTGGCGGATGAAAGACTTCCCTGGGCATCAGGCTGCCTATATCAATGAAATTGAAAGCGAAGACTTTGTCGAAATCGAACCTCAGTCTCTAGGCATGCATGATTAAATAAAAAGGGGGAACTCATATGGTAACGACTTTAGATAGCGTTGATGTAGTAACGGTAGGGGTCGGATGGACAGGCGGAATCATCGCTGCTGAATGTGCAAAAGAGGGACTTAAAGTGGTCGGGTTGGAACGTGGCCGGGAGCGCGGTACAGAGGATTTTAGCATTGTTCATGACGAATATCGCTACGCAGTCCGCTACGAATTAATGCAGGATTTATCAAGGGAAACCATTACTTTCCGCAACAATCGCCGGCAGCGTGCATTGCCGATGCGTCAGTTGGGATCCTTTTTACTGGGTGAAGGATTGGGTGGAGCCGGAACACATTGGAATGGCCAAACTTGGCGTTTTCTTCCATATGATCTTCAGATAAAAACTATAACGGATGAAAAATACGGAGCCAATAAACTGCCAGCTGAATACACCATCCAGGATTGGGGGATCACCTACGATGAATTAGAGCCGTATTTTGATCGTTTTGAAAAGACGGCTGGCATTTCAGGAGAAGACAAAAATCCGTTTTGGGGCAAGCGGTCGAGTGCATATCCAACTCCGCCGATGAAGAAAACACCAATTTTACAGCGTTTTGAAACAGCCACATCCAATCTGGGGCTATCTCCTTTTATGGTCCCTTCTGCCAACTTATCAGAAGCTTATGAAAATCCGGATGGACAGCAAATCAATGCGTGCCAATATTGCGGATTCTGTGAGCGTTTCGGCTGTGAGTATGGAGCGAAAACTTCTCCGGAAATTACCGTTGTTCCAGCGGCCAGAGAAACAGGCAATTATGAAGTTAAGTTTAATGCCAACGTCGTTGAAGTTATGAAAGAAGGAGACCGGGTAACAGGGGTACGTTATTTCGATACGGTGACTTTTGAAGAATTTATCCAGCCAGCTAACGTCGTGGTTCTGACAAGTTATGTCATGAATAATGCCAAGCTCTTGATGGTTTCTGAAATCGGACAACAATACGATCCAGAAACAGGACAAGGATCACTCGGCAAAAACTATGCATACCAAATTCTTCCAGGAGCAACGGGTTTCTTTGACGAACAGATGAATACCTTTATGGGCGCAGGAGCACTTGGTATGACCGTGGATGATTTTAATGGAGATTCATTCGAACATGGGGATCTGGATTTTATACACGGTGCCAGTTTATCGATAACGCAAACTGGATCTCGTCCGATTCTCGCCAATTCGACTCCACCGGATACGCCATCCTGGGGAGCGGAATTTAAGCGTGCTTCAATTGAAAACTTTACGAGAACCTTAAATGTTGGTGGTCAAGGAGCTTCGATGCCGCATAAAGAGAATTTCTTAGCGCTTAATGGCACTTATAAAGATATCTACGGTGTCCCATTGCTGGAGTTGACTTACAACTTTACTGATCAGGACCGGGCGCTTCATAACTATATCACGGAACGAGCTGGAGAAATCATGCAGGAAATGGGTGCGAAAACAGTAGTGACAAGAAACCCGATTACAGATTATGATATTGTTCCTTATCAAACCACTCATAACACAGGTGGGACCGTTATGGGAGCAGATCAAGCTACCAGTGTCGTCAACAATTTCTTGCAGCACTGGGATGCTGAAAATCTATTTGTTGTAGGAGCTGGAAACTTTGCGCATAATGGCGGTTACAATCCGACCGGGACTGTCGGAGCGTTGGCTTATCGGTGTGCAGAAGGCGTTATCCGCTACAGCCGCGAAGGTGGATCACTTGTCTAACAAAGGAGGGAAAACAATATGGGTGGATTAGCTTCAATTGGGGTACCAGGCTTGATCATCATTTTGGTGATTGTGCTAATTATATTTGGACCAAAAAAATTGCCGGAAATCGGTGGGGCAGTTGGAAAAACATTTTCTGAATTCAAGCGATCAACAAAAGGCTTGATGGATGATGATGACGACGAAACCGTAAAAAAAGAAACTGTCGAGGATAAAGACCTTAAAAAATCTGAGAAGCTATGAAGGTGGTTAGATGGATCCGTATGGAGACAAAAACTTAACAAGTCCGTTGCGTAAAAAAGCGGTGCAGCCAGAGAAACCTGCGGAAAAGGCCCTGGAAAAAATGCCGGAGCCTCCTATTAAAGAGCCGAAACCGCCAGTAGAAGAACCGACGATGAAAGTTGATACTTTAGTCGACCATTTAGGAGAACTGAGAAAACAGTTAATTAAAAGTGCGATTGTTTTCCTTTTTTTCCTGTTGGTTGTCTTTTCAACTTTAAATTTTTGGTTCCCTTATATTGTTAAAGGAAATGATCTGGTTATTTTAGGACCTCTGGAAGTCATTAAATTTTATACGTCCATATCCGCGACACTCGCTTTGGGATTGTCTTTGCCATTCTTGATTCATTTTATTTGGCAATTTGTAAAACCAGGACTTGAAGAAAGAGAGGCACGTTTTCTCGGACTTTACTCTCCCGTTATGCTTGTGCTGTTTATTCTAGGCCTCGCTTTTGGTTACTTTGTTGTTAACCCATTGAGCTTTCAATTTCTGATTGGGCTTGGGATGGCGAACTTTGATGTAATGATTTCAGCAAATGAATATATTCATTTCCTTATAATGACTACAGTTCCGTTAGGCTTGCTTTTTGAGATGCCAATCATTGCCTTATTTTTATCGTCTATTGGTGTATTGACATCGGTTTCAATGAAAAAGGTCAGAAAATGGTCCTATCTTGTGTTGGCCATTGTTTCAGCGTTGATCACCCCGCCTGATTTTTTGAGTCAGTTGCTTGTGTTAATTCCAATGGCAGGACTTTACGAAGCTAGTATTTTCATCATTAAGAAAACAGAGGATAGAAAATCAGCAATTGAAGATCCTGTTCAATAAACAAGAAAGACTGTGTATTATCGCAGTCTTTCTTGTTTATTTATTGAAAGAAAATTCTGATATTTATTGGTAATCGAATCCTAACTGCTATACACTGAAAGAGAAAGCATTTGTCAAGAAATCCGTAAGTAGAAAGTGGATATCCAAAATGAGGAGGATGCGACATGGCAGTAGAAATCAAAGAAATCCAAGACTTAAAGCAAATGGATGTTTCAAAACTGGTTGAAGAAAGTGAAGCAGAAGGCTATCGTTTTTTAAGAAGACTTGTAGATCAGTATGAAGATGGAAGCAATACATTCAATAAGACTGCTGAAGTGCTGTACGGAGTATGGGACCATCATGACCATTTGGTAGCAATCGGCGGATTAAATCGCGACCCGTATTCGAGCAAAGAAGGGATTGGCAGACTTCGGAGATTTTACATTTCTGCGAGTGCCCGCAGACAGGGAATCGGCACAAAATTGCTGCAAAAAATTCTTGAAGATGCGCAAGGTCACTTTCGTGAACTTGTTGTCCGGACAGATTCTTCGGCAGCGGATGCCTTTTACAGGGCAAATGGTTTTTCAGGAGACCTTGGGCTGCCAGATGTCACCCATGGCATCGTTTTGGAGCAGGAACACAGGAAAAAGGCAGAGTAACATCCCACTGAAACGGCGTGCTTCGGCAAGCCGTTTTGTCTTGGCCTGAATTATTTGTGGAAGCCTCCCCAGTGCACTGAAATATGTGGTAACGTAAAAAGAACTGACAGGTGATGACTGTTGAAAAAAGAAATAAGGTGCATACACCGAAAAATAGGCTATAGGAGAGATCGTATGGAAATGTCGAACTGGAAAGGCGCAGCAGGCGTGTGCGTCAATCAAAACAATGAAGTATTATTGGTATTGCAGGGAGTCCCTGGTGAGGATAAGAAGTGGACAGTACCAGCGGGTGGTGTTGAAGAAGGTGAGACTGCCGAACAATGCTGCTCACGGGAATTCTTTGAAGAAACTGGATTGACTGTGCGGGTGCTGGAGAAGTTGAATACACGAACGGGTGAGTATGAAGACTCGGCAGTATCATTCGAAATTACCTATTTTAAAGTAGAAGTGACCGGCGGTGAAATTGCGCTGCGAGAAGGCGATGAGTGGATTGCAGATGTGGCTTGGAAATCGATTTCTGAACTGGGGGAATTAGAAATGGCGTATCCGGATGATGCAGCGCTAATCGAATCATTGACGGTGCATTGATCAAAGTTGGTTCATTGGATTATAAAAAACCAAAACGGGTAATTATGGTATAACAACAGTCCAAGGAGGTGTTTTGGATGAAGAAAGGCCGTAAAAGCAAAGAAGGCGAAAGACTGATTCCAGAAGTCGAACCGCGCCGGAATATGCCGCTTGAAAAAGAGATGGAGCCCATGCCGGACAGGGATCTGGAATACGAAGAAAACTCAAATGAAAAATATAGAGATCATACACCGCAAAAAGAGTAGGCAAGCCATGTACTGGCTTGCTTTTTGCATCGTATTGAATAGAGAGGAGATATAACAATGCCGCAATATGCATTTAAGCATGCAATTTGGCATGAAGAAGATGGAGTTGAAGATTATAATTTCCGTAAATTTCTTCCGGAAAATGAGAAAATGTATAATTGGATCGACAAATCTAAAAATCTGTCCGTTAATATTCTCCATACTCACACGGCGAATCGTGGCAAAGAAGCGCTATGGGGATCATTAATCTATCGACAGAGTGCTAAGTCTAAAGACTCGCGTGAAGTCTTTCACTTCTATTTGTCCAACGAGGTCTTTGTTACCAATAAAATTGATTTTGAAAAAGACGCCGATTTAGAGAAGGAAGAAATTTTACGTCAAATGGAAAGCGCCACTTCTGCTATAGAAGTGATGGTGATCATACTTGGAGAAATGGTCGCTTCCATATTACATAAAATAGATAGTTTCGAAGAACGGTTGCACGATTTACTGTGGGCAATCAAAGAAGAGAACAACAAGAAAACCTTAGGGGAAATCGAGAATATTCGTCATGAAATTTTGTTATGGAAGCATCTCATTATGGGTTTTCAAGAAATTAAAATGGCGATTAAAGAAACGTTCGGAAAAAAAGTCACAGAAGAAATAGAATACCAACGAACTGCTGATCGTATTGAGCGCTGTGTCATGCTCGTCAATTCATACGAAGATGAAGTCAATAACATGGTCGATATCGAAAATGTAGTGGCCAACTACCGAGGCAATGAGATTATGAAAACTTTAACGGTTCTGACTACTTTGTTCACACCGGTCATGGCATGGGGAGCCCTTTGGGGAATGAATTTTGAAAACATGCCCGAGTTGAAATGGCAGTTTGGCTATGTTGGGTCCTTGCTGGTGATTCTTAGCTCGACATTTTTCCTTTATCTTTATTTGAAACGAAAGGGATGGATGGGAGACATCCTGCGGTCCATTGGTAGAAAAAAATCTGGAAATGAGTAAACAAAGGCAGGAACCCGACTGGCTCCTGCCTTTGCTCATTTTGCCTTGTCTTTTTCAAGCTCCTGCAGCAGTTCCGTATAGTGATGCAGGTCGTGATCTCCGTACTTTTCCACGTAGTTTGTAATGGTTTCCTTTAAATCTTTTCGCTGGCGTTCTACTGCTACTAATTTTTCTTTCATCGACTGTCGTCTCCACAGCTCTGCGTCTTGAACATCTTCCATTTTTTCGAGCATATCGATTTCTGCCAGCAATACCAATGCTTCTGTCTTTTTGTCTTCGTATTTTTTCAGTGCCTTCTCTACTTTTCGGGTATCGTTATCAAAAGCCAATCTGGAATACATGGACATTTCCTGATCCCCCTCTCCGCTAGAGTACTGTTACTTTACTGTTTCCCGATTTCAAGGAATTTATACCTACTCTTTAGCAGATAGCAGATAAAAAAGAATATTCCGTCAAAATATTGACGAAAGTCATCGGGGAATGTATAATATAGGAAATATATTAAGGAGGTGGGTAAGATGAATCAAACTGGTAAGCGCATGACAGAATGTCAAAAATATCTCTACATTCTTCATGGCGTTACTTTCACTGGAGTAGCTGAACAGGAGGAGTCTGTCCTTTTTCAACTAACTGCATCGAGTGAAAATTATCAGTAAGAGACATCTGCCTGCAATCGGATTTTAACAAAGGCATGCCTCTTGGCGTGCCTTTTTTGCTGTGCGTGCGTCTCTTCACAGGAAAGGAAGAGCATCATGATTATTAGCCAATTTCAACATATACTGTGTCATTTTGCGACACAAAAAATATTCAACCAAATAAAAGGCGAAGTCATGCAAGGCCAACGCATTGGTCTTGTCGGACGGAACGGAGAAGGGAAAACCACTCTCTTGAATGTTTTGGCTGGAATTTTACAGCCCACAGAGGGAATCATAACGTGGAAAAAAGACAGCAGCAGTGGTTTGCTGGAGCAGACGCCTGATGAACAGGAAGAACGGACTGTTGAGCAATTGATGATCGCTGTGTTTTCAGAATTGACTCTTCTCCAGCAGCAACTGACAGGGATGGAGCGCCAAATGGAAAACGCTTCTCCAGAAGAGCTGGACCGTCTGTTGCTGCGCTATGGCATGTTGCAGGATGATTTTATTCAACGGGGCGGCTACGATATTGATGTGAAGATCGATCAAGTGCTGAATGGATTGAAAATTAAGCAACTGAAATTTGAGCAATGGGGACATTTGAGTGGGGGAGAAAAAACGAAAGTGGGGCTGGCAAAATTACTTTTGCAGAAGCCAGACTTGTTGTTGCTGGATGAACCGACCAATCATCTGGATCTGGAAGCTATTGAGTGGTTAGGTTCATTTATCAGTCATTACAAAGGGACAATTGTTCTCGCTTCCCACGACCGCTATTTTCTGGATGAAACCGTTACTCATATTTGGGAGATCGACCAAGGGGACTTGATTCAATACGCTGGCAACTATTCAAGTTATGTTAAAGAACGGGAAGCACGCCTGCTGATTGAATTTCAGCAGTATCAGGACCAACAGAAGAAAATTCAAAAGATGAAAGAAACCATTAAGCGGTTGAAAGAATGGGCAAATCGCGCGAATCCACCGAACGCAGGAATGCATCGGCAGGCGAAAAGCATAGAAAAAGCCTTACACCGTATCGAAATACTCGACCGTCCAATGCTAACAAAAAAACAGATGGCTCTGGATTTTCAAATAGATGGACGTAGCGGAAAAGACGTTATCTTCCTAGATGGAGTCTGGAAAGAGTTCGGGGATCGGATTTTATTCCACGATGTTTCGATGCATATTCGTTACGGAGAACGCGCGGCAATTGTAGGGTCCAATGGCACAGGGAAAACAACTCTGCTCAATATGATGTTGGAAAAAGAACAGGCGGATGCAGGGGAAGTAAAGTTGGGCAGCGGATTATCAATTGGATATCTGTCCCAGCACACATTGGAGATGGACAATGACAGAACCATCATTGAAGAATTCCGAGACGCTGTCGCTGTGTCCGAATATGATGCGCGTCCGATGTTGGCAAAATTCCTATTTTTCGGTAACATGGTTTTCCAGCCAGTTCGTCAGCTCAGCGGAGGCGAGCGGATGAGGCTTCGCTTGGCGCAATTGATGCATCAAAACCACAACCTCCTGATTTTGGATGAGCCGACCAACCATCTTGATTTGGAAGCGAAAGAAGTGATGGAAGAGGCCTTGAGCGAGTTTCCAGGTACCATCATCGTCGTTTCCCATGACCGTTATTTTCTTGATAAACTGTTTCCAGTGACGTACTGGCTAAGAAACGAAACAATCGAACGGTTCGACGGAAACTATTCTGCTGCACGAGAAAAAGTGATAGTACCTACAAAATAAAGTTTTCAAAAGAACGATTAATTAGCGGACTACTATGGCATAATGAATAAACACGAGTCTGTGGAAATCAGAAGATAAGGTGGAAGAATATGCCAGCTATAGGAGAGATTCCGGAAAATATATTTTTACTGAACGCCTTGGATGTTATCGGTGAAACTATCATCATTGCGGATAGTTCCTATACCATCAGATGGATGAATTCTGAAGCCTGCCGATTAATGAATGAGGTAGCACCTTTGTACGGCATGCTGGACTGCGGAGAAATGATCGGGATGAGCATGGACGATTTCCATGAGCGCCCATCGCACCAGAAGCAAGTGATGCAGAAACTGACCGGAGTTCACCGAACGCGTATTACAATCAGAAACCAGGTCATGACCGACATTGTCATCGCACCGATTATGAATAACAGCGATGAACCTGAGGGATATATCGTCATGCTGATGGATGTCACAATGCAAGCAGAAGAGCAGAAGCGCAGTGCGCAACTGATCAAAGAATTGTCGATTCCCATCTTAAACATTTGGGACAAGACGATTGCGTTGCCGTTGATTGGAAATTTTGATAGAAACCGGACCGACCAATTGATTGCTACGGTTTTGATGGAATGTTCCGAGAAACAAATCGAGTATGTCCTGATCGATTTAAGTGGTATCAAAGAGTTTGAAAATCAGGTCCGTTATCAGATCCAGATGATGAACGACACACTGAATTTGATAGGAGCCACATGTATTCTTGTCGGCATTAGCCCGAAGCTAGCCATGTCGATTGTGCAATTGGACAGCAAGACCCCAATATTCAGTACAGCTCATGAAGGGTTGAAACACATCATGCAATTACAGGCAAAATGAAATAAGCACTTATCTGGTTTACTGGATAAGTGCTTATTTTTTTTAGAAAATTATGATTTTAGTAATTTGTATAGCTATACGGCTGTCTACGCTTTTCTTTGTCTAGACTCTGACAGCCAACCCTTCGAGTCAGTTTTTGTCATTCCAAGGAAGCTTGATCGCAACTATTGTCAATCGCCGCAAACGCTGTAGTCGTGAAAGCTGCCTGTTCAGGAATCTCAGTGGTCAATTGATTTTTGGGAGGTATCTCCGGTAGGTCATTCTGACGTGTCTCGATATATGCGTACATTCTTTCCTGGCTGATCACCTTTTCTAAAGGGTTGCCGTAAAAAGATAAGAGGATTAAACCAAATGCTCCAACAATTAAAGTGATGCCCAAAAGTGAGAGGAATCCCTTCATAATAAATCCCGCCTTCTTGTATTTGCTTACAATAAAGAACGCTGCATCCCGTAAGAAAGTTCCCTATTGCTGTCTATTGCCGTTTACGAGATACTTGGAACAATGCAAAATACATTCAAATCGAAGAGAGGCGGACTATTCATGATTTCATTGGAAACAGGAATTTGTCGATTGTTTAAAATCGATTATCCGATTGTCCAAGCAGGTATGGCAGGGGGACCAACGACGGTCGAGCTGGTTGCTGAAGTCAGCAATGCAGGAGGACTGGGAACTTTGGGGGCGGCTTACATGGCGCCCGATGCATTGCGGCAAGCAATCAAGGAAATTCGTTGTGCAACCCAAAAGCCGTTTGGCGTCAATATTTTTGCAGCACCGGCTCAAGATGATTTTCGCCGCTTAGCAGAAGTCCAAAAGACGTTAAGCCCTTTTCGTTCGCAGCTAGGGATTCGAGAAATCCAAGCCTCTTATCAATCACCAGATTGGAGCGCAGAACAGTTCAATATCTGCATTGAGGAAGGCGTGTCGATCGTCAGTACAGCTTTTGGCTGCCTGTCAGCTCCTCAAATGAAAGCTGCTAAAGAGCGACAAGTTAAAATTGTGGCGATGGTAACGACAGTGGCAGAAGCAAAGCAGGCAGAGGCTTCAGGAGTAGATGCTCTAGTAGCCCAAGGAAGTGAAGCAGGAGGGCATCGTAGCACTTTTTCGCTTGATCAGCATCCAGCAGGGGCGCAGATTGGAACACTTTCCTTGGTTCCACAAGTAGTCGATGCAGTCGGAATTCCTGTCATTGCAGCAGGGGGGATTGTGGATGGACGTGGGCTGGTTGCTTCGCTGGCTCTTGGAGCACAAGGAGTCCAAATCGGCACCCGTTTTGTCAGCTCTACAGAATCCGGCGTGCATAGTGCTTACAAGCAGGCAGTATTCAAAAGCGACGAGGAGAGCACGGTTGTGACTAAAAGTTTTTCGGGACGTCCGGCACGCGGCATCAAAAACCGTTTTATTCAGGAATTTGAACAAACCGGTATCAATCCTTTGCCATTCCCTTCTCAAAACACTATCACCAAAGACATTCGAGCAGCTGCAGCAAAAGCCAATAATCCTGAATTCATGTCGTTATGGGCTGGGCAATCTACACGGAGTTTGAAGGAGGAAGTAGCTGCGGCAGAAATTGTTCGGACCATCATAGAAGAGGCGAAAGGGATATTAAGCTAGTCTTGTTTCTGAATTGAAACGATCAAAGTGAAGCTCGAGTTTCTAATTCGCACATGCTATACTAATGAAAGTTATTTTTAAGATGAGGAGATTAGACGAATGGAATGGAAGAATATATACCGCGGCATCTTAATGGGCATTAGCGATTTGATCCCTGGGGTCAGCGGAGGTACGATTGCGTTTATTTTAGGGATTTACGATCGCTTATTGGAGTCAATCAGCGGATTTTTCAGCCGGGATTGGAGAAAATATCTCGGATTTTTAGTGCCGCTCGGCCTTGGAATTGTTATAACCCTTCTATTGTTCAGTAGAGTCATCGAATATTTATTGGAGCAGTATTATGAAGCGACGCAGTTTTTCTTCATGGGGCTGATCATCGGGGTCATTCCGTACATCATGAAACAAGCGGAAGTTAAAAAGAACTTCACTTCGCGACATTTGATTATTCTGGTGGTTATTGGAGCGGCATTGGCGGTTACTGCTTTCATACCGACTGAGGAAGACTTGGCGCCAATCACATCACTCACTCTGCCTGTTTTCTTTTTGCTGTTTTTCTCCGGGTGGTTAGCCAGTATGGCAATGTTATT
This window harbors:
- a CDS encoding gluconate 2-dehydrogenase subunit 3 family protein, which encodes MAKKDKNFSRRDFLKTSGIATGALIGGGIIGGLIGANTNQQDTASPTSTGTSEESMGAAGGVRGLVFFGNNAEFEILNQATERIFPEDDLGPGAIGLKVAYFIDQQLAGSYGENSKEYMQAPFYEGEPTQGYQSRLKRNEMFRQGIQLMQQEAQSRFNANFVDIEGEQMDEILTAFQEGEIQMRGVDSQFFFRLLRQATLEGVYADPIYGGNANMGGWRMKDFPGHQAAYINEIESEDFVEIEPQSLGMHD
- a CDS encoding GMC family oxidoreductase yields the protein MVTTLDSVDVVTVGVGWTGGIIAAECAKEGLKVVGLERGRERGTEDFSIVHDEYRYAVRYELMQDLSRETITFRNNRRQRALPMRQLGSFLLGEGLGGAGTHWNGQTWRFLPYDLQIKTITDEKYGANKLPAEYTIQDWGITYDELEPYFDRFEKTAGISGEDKNPFWGKRSSAYPTPPMKKTPILQRFETATSNLGLSPFMVPSANLSEAYENPDGQQINACQYCGFCERFGCEYGAKTSPEITVVPAARETGNYEVKFNANVVEVMKEGDRVTGVRYFDTVTFEEFIQPANVVVLTSYVMNNAKLLMVSEIGQQYDPETGQGSLGKNYAYQILPGATGFFDEQMNTFMGAGALGMTVDDFNGDSFEHGDLDFIHGASLSITQTGSRPILANSTPPDTPSWGAEFKRASIENFTRTLNVGGQGASMPHKENFLALNGTYKDIYGVPLLELTYNFTDQDRALHNYITERAGEIMQEMGAKTVVTRNPITDYDIVPYQTTHNTGGTVMGADQATSVVNNFLQHWDAENLFVVGAGNFAHNGGYNPTGTVGALAYRCAEGVIRYSREGGSLV
- the tatA gene encoding twin-arginine translocase TatA/TatE family subunit, with translation MGGLASIGVPGLIIILVIVLIIFGPKKLPEIGGAVGKTFSEFKRSTKGLMDDDDDETVKKETVEDKDLKKSEKL
- the tatC gene encoding twin-arginine translocase subunit TatC; this translates as MDPYGDKNLTSPLRKKAVQPEKPAEKALEKMPEPPIKEPKPPVEEPTMKVDTLVDHLGELRKQLIKSAIVFLFFLLVVFSTLNFWFPYIVKGNDLVILGPLEVIKFYTSISATLALGLSLPFLIHFIWQFVKPGLEEREARFLGLYSPVMLVLFILGLAFGYFVVNPLSFQFLIGLGMANFDVMISANEYIHFLIMTTVPLGLLFEMPIIALFLSSIGVLTSVSMKKVRKWSYLVLAIVSALITPPDFLSQLLVLIPMAGLYEASIFIIKKTEDRKSAIEDPVQ
- a CDS encoding GNAT family N-acetyltransferase; its protein translation is MAVEIKEIQDLKQMDVSKLVEESEAEGYRFLRRLVDQYEDGSNTFNKTAEVLYGVWDHHDHLVAIGGLNRDPYSSKEGIGRLRRFYISASARRQGIGTKLLQKILEDAQGHFRELVVRTDSSAADAFYRANGFSGDLGLPDVTHGIVLEQEHRKKAE
- a CDS encoding NUDIX hydrolase, giving the protein MEMSNWKGAAGVCVNQNNEVLLVLQGVPGEDKKWTVPAGGVEEGETAEQCCSREFFEETGLTVRVLEKLNTRTGEYEDSAVSFEITYFKVEVTGGEIALREGDEWIADVAWKSISELGELEMAYPDDAALIESLTVH
- a CDS encoding magnesium transporter CorA family protein; the protein is MPQYAFKHAIWHEEDGVEDYNFRKFLPENEKMYNWIDKSKNLSVNILHTHTANRGKEALWGSLIYRQSAKSKDSREVFHFYLSNEVFVTNKIDFEKDADLEKEEILRQMESATSAIEVMVIILGEMVASILHKIDSFEERLHDLLWAIKEENNKKTLGEIENIRHEILLWKHLIMGFQEIKMAIKETFGKKVTEEIEYQRTADRIERCVMLVNSYEDEVNNMVDIENVVANYRGNEIMKTLTVLTTLFTPVMAWGALWGMNFENMPELKWQFGYVGSLLVILSSTFFLYLYLKRKGWMGDILRSIGRKKSGNE
- the abc-f gene encoding ribosomal protection-like ABC-F family protein → MIISQFQHILCHFATQKIFNQIKGEVMQGQRIGLVGRNGEGKTTLLNVLAGILQPTEGIITWKKDSSSGLLEQTPDEQEERTVEQLMIAVFSELTLLQQQLTGMERQMENASPEELDRLLLRYGMLQDDFIQRGGYDIDVKIDQVLNGLKIKQLKFEQWGHLSGGEKTKVGLAKLLLQKPDLLLLDEPTNHLDLEAIEWLGSFISHYKGTIVLASHDRYFLDETVTHIWEIDQGDLIQYAGNYSSYVKEREARLLIEFQQYQDQQKKIQKMKETIKRLKEWANRANPPNAGMHRQAKSIEKALHRIEILDRPMLTKKQMALDFQIDGRSGKDVIFLDGVWKEFGDRILFHDVSMHIRYGERAAIVGSNGTGKTTLLNMMLEKEQADAGEVKLGSGLSIGYLSQHTLEMDNDRTIIEEFRDAVAVSEYDARPMLAKFLFFGNMVFQPVRQLSGGERMRLRLAQLMHQNHNLLILDEPTNHLDLEAKEVMEEALSEFPGTIIVVSHDRYFLDKLFPVTYWLRNETIERFDGNYSAAREKVIVPTK
- a CDS encoding STAS domain-containing protein, with product MPAIGEIPENIFLLNALDVIGETIIIADSSYTIRWMNSEACRLMNEVAPLYGMLDCGEMIGMSMDDFHERPSHQKQVMQKLTGVHRTRITIRNQVMTDIVIAPIMNNSDEPEGYIVMLMDVTMQAEEQKRSAQLIKELSIPILNIWDKTIALPLIGNFDRNRTDQLIATVLMECSEKQIEYVLIDLSGIKEFENQVRYQIQMMNDTLNLIGATCILVGISPKLAMSIVQLDSKTPIFSTAHEGLKHIMQLQAK
- a CDS encoding NAD(P)H-dependent flavin oxidoreductase, with product MISLETGICRLFKIDYPIVQAGMAGGPTTVELVAEVSNAGGLGTLGAAYMAPDALRQAIKEIRCATQKPFGVNIFAAPAQDDFRRLAEVQKTLSPFRSQLGIREIQASYQSPDWSAEQFNICIEEGVSIVSTAFGCLSAPQMKAAKERQVKIVAMVTTVAEAKQAEASGVDALVAQGSEAGGHRSTFSLDQHPAGAQIGTLSLVPQVVDAVGIPVIAAGGIVDGRGLVASLALGAQGVQIGTRFVSSTESGVHSAYKQAVFKSDEESTVVTKSFSGRPARGIKNRFIQEFEQTGINPLPFPSQNTITKDIRAAAAKANNPEFMSLWAGQSTRSLKEEVAAAEIVRTIIEEAKGILS
- a CDS encoding DUF368 domain-containing protein, with translation MEWKNIYRGILMGISDLIPGVSGGTIAFILGIYDRLLESISGFFSRDWRKYLGFLVPLGLGIVITLLLFSRVIEYLLEQYYEATQFFFMGLIIGVIPYIMKQAEVKKNFTSRHLIILVVIGAALAVTAFIPTEEDLAPITSLTLPVFFLLFFSGWLASMAMLLPGISGSFILLLLGVYSTAINALSTLNIPVALAIGAGVIVGFIVSSKAIQYLLEHFTYVTYAAIIGLIIGSLFVVFPGFSADSDTLITSLVTFALGLAFTLLFSSPKKTAITEEFN